The following coding sequences lie in one Palaemon carinicauda isolate YSFRI2023 chromosome 7, ASM3689809v2, whole genome shotgun sequence genomic window:
- the LOC137644484 gene encoding uncharacterized protein — MPDKVIHFVNSPPTAKETPVSLEIIARLQTQTREFKFLCEDTDTALQFSVSIDFTSTRDVTIEVTTSQTATEFVQAVHKFAARFGMPHYIVLDNASIFPAGQALLTELMHHPVIDGFKSSHNLSWKFSTSCAPWLGGFYETLISFAKLNLRKAIYHLYPTFNEFVTEVQNEVNDTPLNPSHLLYG; from the exons ATGCCGGACAAAGTAATTCACTTCGTTAACTCTCCACCGACGGCCAAGGAAACGCCAGTTTCTTTGGAAATTATTGCCCGTCTTCAAACACAAACACGAGAGTTTAAATTCCTTTGTGAAGATACAGACACAGCTCTGCAATTTAGTGTGTCAATAGATTTTACCT CAACCAGAGACGTAACTATAGAAGTCACAACTTCACAAACAGCCACTGAGTTCGTTCAAGCGGTACACAAATTTgccgctcgatttggtatgccacactaTATTGTCTTAGATAATGCTTCCATTTTCCCGGCTGGTCAAGCCCTCCTTACTGAGCTCATGCATCACCCagtaattgatgggtttaaatcttcccataacctaAGCTGGAAATTTAGCACTTCTTGTGCCCCTTGGCTGGGAGGTTTTTATGAAACGCTGATAAGCTTcgccaaacttaatttaaggaaagccataTATCACTTGTACCCTACATTTAATGAATTTGTCACTGAGGTACAAAATGAAGTTAATGACACTCCCTTAAACCCAAGTCATCTGCTTTATGGTTGA